One part of the uncultured Bacteroides sp. genome encodes these proteins:
- a CDS encoding DUF3298 domain-containing protein, with protein sequence MKTNLKIILSALLLTGILFPSCGGKKQKESDKLTTDSVLLKETSHLFDDPKKPGGSLDISFAYIKNASNKTLQDSINNKLLSVCFGNEYVGQDPKVAVAAYKIAYIKGYKNDVQQFYLEDQKKNSEEDFNAGWYNYSKDLKSKFTFNQDGVLVCQIDTYDYTGGAHGSYASIFINFDLLTGKQIRLADLFKDGYEKELTRLLLSKLEKQNKVTSEAELEEIGYFITEPLSPTENFYLNDDGFTFYYNVYEIAPYVMGPTKIEISFSDVESLMKDENPAIGLY encoded by the coding sequence ATGAAAACAAACTTAAAGATAATTCTTTCTGCACTTTTATTGACAGGAATATTATTTCCTTCCTGTGGAGGAAAGAAGCAAAAAGAATCTGATAAACTCACAACCGACAGTGTTTTGTTAAAAGAAACTTCTCATCTATTCGATGATCCTAAAAAACCTGGCGGTTCACTTGATATTAGTTTTGCTTATATTAAAAACGCATCAAACAAAACTTTGCAGGATAGTATTAATAACAAGCTTCTTTCTGTTTGTTTTGGAAACGAATACGTTGGCCAGGATCCAAAGGTTGCCGTTGCAGCATACAAAATTGCTTATATAAAAGGATATAAGAATGATGTGCAACAGTTCTATCTGGAAGACCAAAAGAAGAATTCTGAGGAGGACTTTAATGCCGGATGGTATAATTACAGCAAAGACCTAAAGAGTAAGTTCACATTCAACCAAGATGGAGTATTGGTTTGTCAGATTGATACTTACGATTATACCGGAGGTGCTCACGGAAGCTATGCATCTATCTTTATCAACTTTGACCTGCTAACCGGCAAACAAATTCGTCTTGCCGATCTTTTCAAAGATGGGTACGAAAAAGAGTTAACCAGATTACTGCTTTCAAAACTCGAAAAACAGAATAAAGTAACATCAGAAGCCGAGTTGGAAGAGATTGGTTATTTCATCACTGAACCGCTTTCTCCTACAGAAAATTTCTATCTGAATGATGATGGTTTCACCTTCTATTACAATGTTTATGAGATTGCTCCTTATGTAATGGGGCCTACAAAAATAGAGATTTCATTTTCGGACGTAGAATCTCTGATGAAGGATGAAAACCCTGCAATCGGACTATATTAG
- a CDS encoding DUF6057 family protein yields the protein MYSYNSHLEKRTTRTISCVSGFLFILFSFVYLAVSFRYLLYITEDLSLFTYDITFFLEKVSKPGGILLYIASFFTQFLCYPWIGALIIIAFLLLIQWLIHRSFDFNRKYFIISYIPSFLLLIIITDAGRSLYLMTHLESIFTYILSIFFLLLSYYSFINIQDSRKSLITLCWLIPLLFFGLSGSAAIFFFGLILLCGTLSKRNSNVFSFCLLSLGLIGLSFILAKCLLYPHFTINQVLFGIHPITPVDYKTEKLLPHLLLLLFFVLIAIRQMFPPMGNRITSYARWIYTNIIGLLILSALTATLANSNDDFRYEMVIDRSMQNRNYNKALRAGKDAPHPTREMTVLRNTALVLSGHAGDKMFEYTQNYKSDGLFFDYNKDKPSYPGGAMIYFYLGAKHLATEWANNDYLKNRNSFRMLKDYVLIATANGHLNATKQTAQILDNTLFHRDFAKELYKIIADTTILMNKDQVFGGIKQRLSDNYYPFPTKGNYDKFICNFYRDNQDNKVAYEYYLMSALLDKNVEKISWGLKRYWNYYKKTMPKHYAEAAVLCNYINKAPVVYINKLTLEKFKEFLKLKKVQNNPATEANVMRKKYGDTYWWYYFYK from the coding sequence ATGTATAGTTATAACTCTCATTTAGAAAAAAGAACCACTCGTACAATCTCTTGTGTGAGTGGGTTTCTTTTTATTTTATTTAGCTTTGTTTATCTGGCTGTAAGTTTCCGATATTTATTATACATCACAGAAGACTTATCTCTTTTTACTTATGACATTACTTTCTTTCTGGAAAAAGTAAGTAAACCGGGAGGGATACTTCTTTATATTGCTTCTTTTTTTACTCAGTTCCTGTGTTATCCGTGGATAGGAGCACTTATTATTATTGCATTTTTGCTACTAATTCAGTGGCTCATTCACAGATCGTTTGACTTTAACAGAAAGTACTTTATAATTTCGTATATTCCGTCGTTTCTTCTTTTGATAATTATCACTGATGCAGGACGTTCGCTTTATTTGATGACTCATCTAGAGTCTATTTTTACTTATATACTTAGTATATTTTTTCTGCTGTTAAGCTATTATTCTTTTATAAACATACAAGATTCCCGAAAAAGCCTCATAACTCTATGCTGGTTAATTCCATTATTGTTTTTTGGACTTTCGGGTAGTGCTGCTATTTTCTTTTTCGGGCTAATCCTTTTATGCGGAACATTATCAAAAAGAAATAGCAATGTTTTCTCTTTTTGTTTATTGTCTTTGGGGTTAATAGGACTTTCGTTCATTCTGGCTAAATGTTTATTGTATCCTCATTTCACTATAAATCAGGTTTTGTTTGGCATTCATCCAATAACCCCGGTAGATTATAAAACAGAGAAACTGCTGCCACACCTGTTGCTTTTACTCTTTTTTGTGTTAATTGCAATCAGGCAAATGTTTCCTCCAATGGGAAATAGAATTACGTCCTATGCCCGATGGATATACACAAATATTATTGGCTTACTCATCTTATCTGCACTTACTGCTACGCTGGCCAATAGTAATGATGACTTCAGATACGAGATGGTGATAGATCGTAGCATGCAAAACAGAAACTATAACAAAGCTTTACGGGCCGGGAAGGATGCTCCTCATCCTACCAGAGAAATGACCGTGCTTCGTAATACAGCTTTAGTTCTTTCCGGACATGCTGGAGATAAAATGTTTGAATACACACAGAATTATAAATCTGATGGTCTGTTCTTTGATTATAATAAAGATAAACCATCATATCCGGGTGGTGCTATGATTTATTTCTATTTAGGAGCTAAACATCTTGCTACAGAATGGGCAAACAATGATTATCTTAAAAATAGAAATTCATTCAGAATGTTAAAGGATTATGTGCTTATTGCTACTGCAAACGGACACTTAAATGCAACAAAGCAAACTGCACAAATACTGGATAATACATTATTTCATCGTGATTTTGCAAAAGAACTTTATAAAATAATAGCAGATACTACTATTCTTATGAATAAGGATCAGGTATTTGGTGGCATTAAGCAACGGTTATCTGATAACTACTATCCGTTTCCAACTAAAGGGAATTATGATAAGTTTATCTGCAATTTCTATCGCGATAATCAGGATAATAAAGTGGCATACGAATATTATTTAATGTCTGCTCTGCTCGACAAGAATGTTGAGAAAATAAGCTGGGGTCTGAAGCGTTACTGGAACTATTATAAGAAAACCATGCCAAAGCATTATGCAGAAGCAGCTGTGCTATGCAATTATATAAATAAAGCTCCGGTGGTATATATAAATAAGTTAACTTTGGAGAAGTTCAAAGAGTTTCTTAAACTAAAGAAAGTACAAAATAATCCTGCAACCGAAGCAAATGTAATGCGTAAAAAGTACGGAGATACATACTGGTGGTATTATTTTTATAAATGA
- a CDS encoding DUF2461 domain-containing protein — translation MNIPIIFQFLKELSLNNNREWFNDHKDDYLKAQNEFENLLTAIIQRISLFDDEIVGIQAKDCTYRIYRDVRFSQDKSPYKLHFGGYINGKGKKSEHCGYYVHLQLGYCLLAGGSLCPPPDILKALRQSVYDNIDEYRSIVEDPAFKKYFPVIGENFLKTAPKGFSKDFKYIDYLKPKEFICSYQVPDEFFLDEKMLDNVADAFKQLKRFSDFTNYTIDEFE, via the coding sequence ATGAATATACCTATTATATTTCAGTTCTTAAAAGAACTATCTTTAAATAATAATCGCGAATGGTTTAATGATCATAAAGACGATTATCTGAAAGCTCAGAATGAATTCGAAAACTTACTGACTGCCATTATTCAACGGATATCTCTGTTTGATGATGAAATTGTTGGAATTCAGGCAAAAGACTGCACATACCGCATTTACCGAGATGTTCGTTTTTCTCAGGATAAATCGCCGTACAAGCTCCATTTTGGTGGATATATTAATGGTAAAGGCAAGAAGTCAGAGCATTGTGGCTACTATGTTCATCTGCAGCTGGGCTATTGTCTACTGGCAGGAGGTAGTCTATGCCCTCCACCTGATATTCTGAAGGCATTAAGACAATCTGTCTATGATAATATTGACGAATATCGTTCTATAGTAGAAGATCCTGCTTTCAAGAAATACTTCCCGGTTATTGGAGAAAACTTTCTGAAGACGGCTCCTAAAGGCTTCTCTAAGGATTTTAAATACATTGATTATCTCAAACCAAAGGAATTTATATGCTCTTATCAGGTTCCTGATGAATTCTTTCTGGATGAAAAGATGCTCGATAATGTAGCCGATGCATTTAAACAACTGAAACGCTTTAGCGACTTCACTAATTATACAATTGATGAATTTGAATAA
- the rsmG gene encoding 16S rRNA (guanine(527)-N(7))-methyltransferase RsmG yields the protein MEIILKYFPNLTEEQHRQFAALYDLYIDWNAKINVISRKDIENLYEHHVLHSLAIAKVIDFKPGTSIMDLGTGGGFPGIPLAILFPDTKFHLVDSIGKKVRVATEVANAIGLMNVTFRHARAQEEKQLFDFVVSRAVMPLSDLIDIIKKNISKKQINALPNGLICLKGGELQHETLPFKNKTVINSISDYFEEEFFETKKVVYVPLV from the coding sequence ATGGAGATTATTCTTAAATATTTCCCCAACCTAACCGAAGAGCAGCACCGTCAGTTTGCAGCTCTTTATGATTTATATATAGACTGGAATGCCAAAATAAATGTGATTTCCAGAAAAGATATCGAAAACCTGTACGAGCATCACGTGCTCCACTCTCTTGCTATTGCAAAGGTTATCGATTTCAAGCCCGGAACTTCAATAATGGATCTCGGTACCGGAGGAGGTTTCCCTGGAATACCGCTGGCTATTCTTTTTCCGGATACAAAGTTTCACCTTGTAGACAGTATCGGAAAGAAAGTGAGAGTGGCAACAGAGGTGGCAAATGCCATAGGACTGATGAATGTAACCTTCCGTCATGCCCGTGCACAGGAAGAAAAACAATTGTTCGACTTTGTAGTTAGCCGTGCCGTTATGCCTCTTTCTGATTTAATTGATATTATTAAGAAGAATATTTCAAAGAAACAAATCAATGCGTTGCCGAACGGCCTTATTTGTTTAAAAGGTGGCGAACTTCAACACGAAACATTGCCATTTAAAAATAAAACAGTTATTAATAGCATCAGCGACTACTTTGAGGAAGAATTTTTCGAAACAAAGAAGGTTGTTTATGTTCCATTAGTTTAA
- a CDS encoding DsrE family protein produces the protein MNKINILWTTDNKDTVFNMLSMYAINSKKREWWQEVNVIIWGASVKLVGNDTQIQTEVLEMLGQGLHVEACKDCCDKFGVTSTLIKLGIDVRYMGEPLTGYLKNGETILTI, from the coding sequence ATGAATAAAATTAATATTCTTTGGACAACTGATAATAAGGATACCGTGTTTAATATGTTGTCAATGTATGCAATAAACTCAAAGAAAAGAGAATGGTGGCAGGAAGTTAATGTTATTATATGGGGAGCTTCTGTGAAATTAGTAGGAAATGACACTCAGATACAAACAGAAGTTCTTGAAATGTTAGGTCAGGGACTACATGTTGAAGCTTGTAAAGACTGTTGTGATAAGTTTGGAGTTACAAGCACATTAATAAAACTAGGAATTGATGTTCGATACATGGGGGAACCTTTAACCGGATATTTAAAAAATGGTGAAACAATTCTGACTATATAA
- the gcvP gene encoding aminomethyl-transferring glycine dehydrogenase — MKTDLLSSRHIGIEEKDMEHMLNTIGVKSLDELINQTIPSNIRLKKQVSLPAPMTERLFTEHICRLGAKNKIFTTYIGMGWYDTITPAVIQRNVLENPVWYTSYTPYQSEVSQGRLEALMNFQTVISDLTAMPLANCSLLDEATAAAEAANMMYGLRSREQQKNGANILFVDEKVFPQTLAVINTRAVPQGIVVLTGDYKQFEFTPDVFGCIIQYPNSDGNVEDYRGFTEKAHAAGCKVAVAADILSLALLVPPGEWGADIVFGSTQRLGIPMYYGGPSAAYFATRDDFKRSMPGRIIGWSKDKYGKLCYRMALQTREQHIKREKATSNICTSQALLATMAGFYAVYHGAEGLKNIANRIHQTTTYINKILKKLGYKQQNEQYFDTIRLSLTDQVSAGQMRTIAQSKKVNLRYFDNGDVGISVDETTDIHDVNALLTIFSIAAEKEFAEVTSIPENGSLKESFKRKSAFLTHPVFNQYHTETEMMRYIKRLDRKDISLAHSMISLGSCTMKLNAAAELFPLSNPAFSGIHPFAPEEQVEGYSELIYNLGEYLKQITGFAGVSFQPNSGAAGEYTGLRVIRTYLISRGKGNRSKVLIPASAHGTNPASAVQAGFTPIICACDEFGNVDMDDLRAKAEENKDDLAALMITYPSTHGIFETEIKEICAIIHSYGAQVYMDGANMNAQVGFTNPGTIGADVCHLNLHKTFAIPHGGGGPGVGPICVAKHLVPFLPEHPFFGSSQNTVSSAPYGSAGVLPITYGYIRMMGIEGLKQATAIAILNANYLAARLKDTYGIVYRGANGFVGHEMILECRNISNETGITENDIAKRLMDYGYHAPTLSFPVHGTLMVEPTESESLAELDNFVNVMLSIYNEIQEVKDDTADKTDNVLVNAPHPEYEVVADNWSHAYSREKAAYPIQSVRDNKFWLNVARVDNTLGDRKLLTTRYETFE, encoded by the coding sequence ATGAAAACAGATCTATTATCTAGCCGACATATCGGCATTGAAGAGAAAGATATGGAACACATGCTCAATACCATTGGTGTAAAAAGCCTGGATGAACTGATTAACCAAACAATTCCTTCAAATATTCGCTTGAAGAAGCAAGTAAGTCTTCCTGCTCCGATGACGGAACGTCTTTTTACAGAACACATCTGCAGACTAGGAGCTAAGAATAAGATTTTTACTACTTATATCGGTATGGGGTGGTATGATACTATTACTCCTGCCGTTATTCAACGTAATGTACTTGAGAATCCTGTTTGGTATACTTCCTATACGCCTTATCAATCAGAAGTATCGCAAGGACGCCTGGAAGCTTTAATGAATTTCCAGACCGTTATTTCCGATTTAACAGCTATGCCATTGGCAAACTGTTCATTGCTCGACGAGGCAACGGCTGCCGCAGAAGCTGCAAATATGATGTACGGACTGCGTTCTCGCGAACAGCAAAAGAATGGCGCTAATATTCTTTTTGTTGATGAAAAGGTTTTTCCGCAGACACTTGCTGTAATTAATACCCGTGCTGTTCCTCAGGGAATAGTTGTGCTCACCGGAGATTATAAGCAATTTGAATTTACGCCCGATGTATTTGGCTGTATTATTCAATATCCTAATTCAGACGGTAATGTTGAAGACTATCGCGGCTTCACCGAAAAAGCTCATGCTGCGGGATGTAAAGTTGCCGTAGCTGCCGACATACTAAGTCTGGCACTGCTTGTTCCTCCCGGAGAATGGGGTGCAGATATCGTTTTCGGCTCAACTCAGCGGTTAGGTATCCCAATGTATTACGGAGGTCCTTCGGCTGCTTACTTTGCTACTCGCGACGATTTTAAAAGAAGTATGCCGGGACGAATCATTGGCTGGTCGAAAGATAAATATGGTAAGCTTTGCTACCGCATGGCATTGCAGACACGTGAACAACACATTAAGCGAGAGAAAGCTACTTCCAATATTTGTACTTCTCAGGCTTTGCTTGCAACCATGGCCGGATTCTACGCTGTTTACCACGGTGCTGAGGGCTTAAAAAATATTGCCAACCGCATCCATCAGACAACTACCTATATAAACAAAATATTAAAAAAATTAGGATATAAGCAGCAAAACGAACAATACTTCGACACAATCCGCTTATCACTTACCGATCAGGTTTCAGCCGGTCAGATGCGCACAATCGCTCAAAGCAAGAAAGTTAACCTGCGCTATTTTGATAATGGAGATGTGGGAATCAGTGTTGACGAAACAACAGATATTCACGATGTTAACGCTCTCCTTACTATTTTCTCAATAGCTGCGGAAAAAGAGTTTGCGGAAGTAACCTCTATTCCTGAGAATGGCTCACTGAAAGAATCGTTTAAACGTAAAAGTGCATTCCTCACTCATCCGGTTTTCAATCAGTATCACACCGAGACAGAGATGATGAGATACATCAAGCGTCTCGACAGAAAGGATATCTCATTGGCTCATTCCATGATTTCTCTGGGATCTTGCACCATGAAACTAAATGCTGCTGCCGAGTTGTTCCCATTGTCAAATCCTGCATTTTCGGGCATACATCCTTTTGCTCCGGAAGAGCAGGTAGAAGGCTACAGCGAACTTATCTATAATCTAGGCGAATATCTGAAACAAATTACCGGCTTTGCAGGTGTAAGTTTCCAGCCCAATTCAGGTGCTGCAGGAGAATATACCGGACTTCGTGTTATCCGTACTTATCTTATCAGCAGAGGTAAAGGCAACCGTAGTAAAGTTTTAATTCCGGCATCAGCTCACGGAACCAATCCAGCATCTGCAGTTCAGGCGGGATTCACCCCAATTATCTGTGCTTGTGATGAATTTGGTAACGTTGATATGGATGATCTTCGCGCTAAAGCAGAAGAGAATAAAGACGATCTGGCTGCTTTGATGATTACCTATCCTTCTACTCACGGTATTTTTGAAACTGAGATTAAAGAAATCTGTGCCATTATTCACTCCTACGGTGCACAAGTCTACATGGATGGAGCAAATATGAATGCTCAGGTAGGCTTTACCAATCCGGGAACAATTGGTGCAGATGTCTGTCATCTTAACCTACATAAAACATTTGCCATTCCTCATGGTGGTGGTGGTCCTGGTGTAGGCCCAATTTGCGTGGCTAAACATCTTGTTCCGTTCTTGCCTGAACATCCATTCTTTGGATCTTCTCAGAATACAGTTTCCTCTGCTCCGTATGGAAGTGCCGGTGTTTTACCAATCACTTACGGGTATATCCGAATGATGGGAATTGAAGGCTTAAAGCAAGCAACGGCCATTGCTATTCTAAATGCCAACTATCTGGCTGCTCGTCTGAAAGATACTTATGGCATTGTATATAGAGGTGCCAATGGCTTTGTAGGGCACGAAATGATTCTTGAATGCCGTAACATTTCTAACGAGACAGGCATTACAGAAAATGATATTGCCAAACGATTGATGGATTATGGATATCATGCTCCTACTCTATCCTTCCCTGTTCATGGCACATTAATGGTTGAACCTACAGAAAGCGAAAGTCTTGCTGAACTGGATAACTTTGTAAATGTGATGCTTTCTATCTACAATGAAATTCAGGAAGTGAAGGATGACACTGCCGACAAAACTGATAATGTTCTTGTAAATGCTCCTCACCCCGAATATGAAGTGGTGGCTGATAATTGGTCGCACGCATATTCTCGTGAAAAGGCTGCATATCCTATTCAGTCTGTACGCGATAATAAGTTCTGGTTAAACGTAGCCCGTGTGGACAATACTCTGGGAGATCGTAAATTACTCACTACTCGATATGAAACATTTGAGTAG
- a CDS encoding YhcH/YjgK/YiaL family protein produces MVVDKIENLDKYVSLNPLFAQAIEFLKSNKLSEMEVGKTELKGADLVVNVAQTSPKTKEQAKLETHNKFIDIQIPLSGVEVMGYTAGADCKPADAAYNAEKDITFFDGLADSYIAVKPGMFAIFFPEDGHAPGITETGVKKIIVKVLA; encoded by the coding sequence ATGGTAGTAGATAAAATTGAAAATTTGGACAAATATGTTTCTTTGAATCCTCTTTTTGCTCAGGCTATTGAATTTCTGAAATCAAATAAACTTTCGGAAATGGAAGTAGGCAAAACTGAACTTAAAGGTGCCGATTTAGTCGTTAATGTAGCACAGACTAGCCCAAAAACAAAGGAACAAGCCAAATTGGAAACACACAATAAGTTTATTGATATTCAGATTCCATTGTCGGGTGTAGAAGTTATGGGATATACTGCTGGTGCAGACTGTAAACCTGCTGATGCTGCTTATAATGCAGAAAAAGATATTACTTTCTTTGATGGTTTGGCTGATAGCTATATTGCTGTAAAACCAGGAATGTTTGCTATATTCTTCCCTGAAGACGGTCACGCTCCTGGTATTACAGAAACCGGAGTTAAGAAAATTATCGTTAAAGTATTAGCTTAA
- a CDS encoding alpha amylase C-terminal domain-containing protein encodes MNKTLNLIKRDSWLEPYKEAITGRYEHALYKESELTEKGKITLSDFASGYLYFGLHRTNDGWIFREYAPNATCIYMIGTFSDWQEKESYKLQRIGNGNWELKLPADALKHGELYKLKIYWEGGQGERIPAWATRVVQDDITKIFSAQVWFPEEAFQFSKTPFIPKKDPLLIYECHIGMAQQEEKVGTYNEFREKILPRIAKAGYNCIQIMAIQEHPYYGSFGYHVSNFFAASSRFGTPEELKLLIDTAHGLGIAVIMDIVHSHAAKNEIEGLGNFAGDPYQYFYQGAKREHPAWDSLCFDYGKDEVLHFLLSNCKFWMDEYKFDGFRFDGVTSMLYHSHGLGEAFVGYGDYFNGHQDDNAICYLTLANKLIHQVNPEAITIAEEVSGMPGLAAKTEDGGYGFDYRMAMNIPDYWIKTIKEKIDEDWKPSSIFWEVTNRRKDEKTISYAESHDQALVGDKTLIFRLIDADMYWHMQKGSENYTVNRGLALHKMIRLVTATTINGGYLNFMGNEFGHPEWIDFPREGNGWSCKYARRQWDLVDRKTLVYHYLADFDQQMIELVEGVKDFQSLPIEEIWHNDGDQILAYKREDLVFVFNFNPAKSFTDYGFLVAPGSYSVVLNTDAKEFGGNGLADDTIKHLTNFDPLYKGENKEWLKLYIPARSAVVLRKTE; translated from the coding sequence ATGAATAAGACACTGAATTTAATTAAGAGAGACTCATGGCTTGAACCCTACAAGGAAGCAATAACAGGACGCTATGAACATGCGCTCTATAAAGAGTCTGAATTAACCGAGAAAGGTAAAATAACGCTTTCAGACTTTGCTTCCGGATATCTGTATTTCGGCTTACACCGAACCAACGATGGATGGATATTCCGTGAATATGCTCCTAATGCCACTTGTATTTATATGATTGGTACATTCAGTGACTGGCAAGAAAAAGAATCTTATAAATTACAACGCATTGGTAATGGTAATTGGGAATTGAAATTACCTGCTGATGCGTTGAAACATGGTGAGTTATATAAACTAAAAATCTACTGGGAGGGAGGACAAGGTGAACGTATTCCCGCATGGGCTACACGTGTAGTGCAGGATGATATTACCAAAATATTTTCTGCTCAGGTGTGGTTTCCCGAAGAAGCTTTTCAATTTAGTAAAACACCATTTATTCCTAAAAAAGATCCGCTTTTAATCTATGAGTGCCATATCGGTATGGCTCAACAAGAGGAAAAGGTAGGAACTTACAATGAATTCCGGGAAAAAATACTTCCACGAATAGCAAAGGCTGGATACAACTGTATTCAGATTATGGCTATTCAGGAACATCCTTATTATGGAAGCTTTGGCTATCACGTATCTAATTTCTTTGCAGCATCTTCGCGTTTCGGCACTCCTGAAGAGTTGAAACTGCTGATTGATACAGCTCACGGATTAGGTATTGCTGTAATTATGGATATTGTTCATTCTCATGCAGCCAAGAATGAAATAGAAGGATTAGGAAATTTTGCCGGCGATCCTTATCAGTACTTCTATCAAGGTGCTAAAAGAGAACATCCGGCATGGGATTCACTTTGCTTTGATTACGGCAAGGACGAGGTTCTTCATTTCTTACTATCTAACTGTAAATTTTGGATGGATGAGTACAAGTTTGATGGATTTCGTTTTGATGGCGTAACTTCAATGCTATATCATAGTCATGGTTTAGGAGAAGCATTTGTTGGCTATGGCGATTATTTCAATGGCCATCAGGATGATAATGCTATATGTTACCTTACATTGGCAAACAAGCTTATACATCAGGTAAATCCTGAGGCTATAACTATTGCCGAAGAAGTATCTGGTATGCCCGGACTTGCAGCTAAAACCGAAGATGGCGGGTATGGGTTTGATTACCGCATGGCAATGAATATTCCGGATTATTGGATAAAGACAATCAAGGAAAAAATTGACGAAGACTGGAAACCTTCTTCTATATTCTGGGAAGTAACTAATCGTCGTAAAGACGAAAAAACTATTTCCTATGCAGAAAGTCATGATCAGGCGTTAGTGGGTGATAAAACTCTTATATTCCGCTTAATTGATGCTGATATGTACTGGCATATGCAGAAAGGTAGCGAAAACTACACTGTAAATCGTGGTCTGGCTCTTCATAAAATGATTCGTTTAGTTACTGCTACTACAATCAATGGAGGATATCTGAACTTCATGGGTAATGAATTTGGCCATCCGGAATGGATTGATTTTCCACGTGAAGGTAATGGATGGTCATGTAAATATGCACGTCGTCAATGGGATCTTGTAGATCGTAAAACGTTGGTTTATCATTATTTGGCCGATTTTGATCAACAAATGATTGAATTGGTTGAAGGTGTTAAAGATTTCCAGAGTCTTCCAATTGAAGAAATATGGCATAATGATGGTGATCAGATATTGGCATATAAACGTGAAGACCTGGTTTTTGTATTCAACTTTAATCCGGCTAAATCATTTACCGATTATGGCTTCCTTGTTGCTCCGGGCTCGTATAGTGTTGTACTGAATACCGATGCTAAGGAATTTGGCGGAAATGGATTAGCTGACGATACTATCAAGCATTTAACTAATTTCGATCCGTTATATAAAGGAGAAAATAAAGAGTGGTTAAAACTATATATTCCGGCCCGCTCTGCAGTAGTTTTGCGTAAAACAGAATAG
- a CDS encoding MBL fold metallo-hydrolase — translation MKIKKFEFNMFPVNCYVLSDDNNEAVVIDPGCFYEEEKMALKKYIDSNGLTIKHLLNTHLHLDHIFGNPFMLKEYGIKAEANKADEFWLEQAPKQSRMFGFELKEEPVPLGKYICDGDIISFGSLTLEAIHVPGHSPGSLVYYCKQENCMFSGDVLFQGSIGRADLARGNFDELLENICSRLFVLPNDTVVYPGHGAPTTIGIEKTENPFFR, via the coding sequence ATGAAGATAAAGAAATTTGAATTCAATATGTTTCCCGTGAACTGTTACGTTCTGAGTGATGACAACAACGAAGCAGTTGTTATTGACCCGGGATGCTTCTACGAAGAAGAAAAAATGGCTCTGAAAAAATATATCGACAGTAATGGACTCACAATAAAGCATCTTCTGAATACTCATTTGCATTTGGATCATATATTCGGCAATCCTTTTATGCTAAAGGAATATGGAATTAAAGCGGAAGCAAACAAAGCGGACGAGTTCTGGCTTGAACAAGCACCTAAGCAATCACGCATGTTTGGCTTCGAGCTTAAGGAAGAGCCGGTGCCACTTGGTAAATACATTTGCGATGGCGACATTATTTCATTTGGTAGCTTAACTCTGGAAGCCATTCATGTTCCGGGCCATTCACCCGGTAGTTTGGTTTACTACTGCAAACAGGAAAACTGTATGTTCTCCGGTGATGTATTGTTCCAGGGAAGCATAGGGCGTGCCGATCTTGCACGAGGTAACTTCGACGAATTGCTGGAAAACATTTGTAGTCGTCTCTTTGTTTTGCCAAATGATACAGTTGTTTATCCCGGTCACGGAGCTCCTACAACAATAGGAATTGAGAAAACCGAGAATCCTTTTTTCAGATAG